One Synechococcus sp. CC9605 genomic window carries:
- the rpsM gene encoding 30S ribosomal protein S13 has product MARIAGVDIPRDKRIEVSLTYIYGVGLTRSQAILAKTGVNPDIRVKDLEDGDLQKLRGALENYTVEGDLRRQEGMALKRLQDIGCLRGRRHRMSLPVRGQRTRTNARTRRGARKTVAGKKK; this is encoded by the coding sequence ACATTCCCCGCGACAAGCGGATTGAAGTGTCCCTCACCTACATCTACGGAGTTGGGCTCACCCGCTCACAGGCCATCCTGGCCAAAACCGGTGTGAACCCCGACATCCGGGTTAAAGATCTGGAGGACGGAGATCTTCAGAAACTCCGCGGTGCTCTAGAGAATTACACGGTGGAAGGTGATCTGCGCCGTCAGGAAGGCATGGCCCTCAAGCGTTTGCAGGACATCGGCTGCCTCCGTGGCCGTCGCCACCGCATGAGCCTTCCGGTTCGTGGCCAACGCACCCGCACCAACGCCCGCACCCGCCGCGGCGCGCGGAAAACTGTGGCTGGCAAGAAGAAGTAA
- a CDS encoding DNA-directed RNA polymerase subunit alpha, giving the protein MLQYQIDRIEHQVADDRAQSGVFLIGPLERGQATTLGNALRRVLMGGLEGSAVTAIRIAGVNHEYATVPGVREDVLDILLNCKELTVNSRSAELEIGRLVVAGPAEVKAGDLQFSSQVQVVDTDRPIATVADGHSLELELHVERGVGYRPVDRHNEETSAIDLLQIDAVFMPVTRVNFTIDETAVAEGGSARERLRMEIVTDGSITPDEALAQSANQLIELFQPLATVTLVEEVPAEPEPSAEAQIPLEELNLSVRAYNCLKRAQVNSVSDLMGFSYEDLLEIKNFGSKSADEVIEALERIGISIPQSRTSA; this is encoded by the coding sequence GTGTTGCAGTACCAGATTGATCGCATTGAGCATCAGGTGGCCGACGATCGCGCCCAGTCCGGCGTTTTCCTGATCGGCCCCCTCGAGCGTGGCCAGGCCACGACCCTGGGCAACGCGCTGCGCCGCGTGCTGATGGGTGGGCTGGAAGGCAGTGCTGTTACCGCCATCCGCATTGCCGGTGTCAATCACGAATACGCCACGGTTCCTGGGGTCCGTGAGGACGTTCTCGACATCCTGCTGAACTGCAAGGAGCTCACCGTCAACAGCCGTTCGGCCGAACTCGAGATCGGCCGTCTCGTGGTTGCTGGTCCCGCTGAGGTGAAGGCCGGAGATCTTCAGTTCTCCTCCCAGGTGCAGGTGGTGGACACCGATCGTCCGATTGCCACCGTGGCTGACGGCCACAGCCTCGAGCTGGAGCTTCACGTTGAGCGCGGCGTCGGCTATCGCCCGGTTGATCGCCACAACGAAGAAACCAGTGCCATCGATCTACTCCAGATCGATGCGGTGTTCATGCCCGTGACCCGGGTCAACTTCACCATCGACGAAACCGCTGTTGCCGAAGGCGGTTCGGCCCGCGAGCGCCTGCGGATGGAGATCGTCACTGACGGCTCCATTACCCCCGACGAAGCCCTGGCTCAATCAGCCAATCAATTGATTGAGCTTTTCCAGCCGCTGGCCACGGTCACTCTCGTGGAGGAAGTTCCTGCTGAACCCGAGCCCTCGGCGGAAGCACAGATTCCTCTTGAGGAACTGAACCTTTCGGTTCGCGCCTACAACTGCCTCAAGCGGGCCCAGGTCAACTCCGTTTCTGACCTGATGGGCTTCAGCTACGAGGATCTTCTGGAGATCAAGAACTTCGGTTCCAAATCTGCTGATGAAGTGATCGAAGCCCTCGAGCGCATCGGCATCTCCATCCCCCAGAGCCGCACTTCTGCATAA
- the rpsK gene encoding 30S ribosomal protein S11, translating to MAKTVKKSGPKKAKRNVPNGVAHIQSTFNNTIVSITDTAGEVISWSSAGASGFKGARKGTPFAAQTAAEAAARRALDQGMRQIEVLVRGPGSGRETAIRALQVAGLEITLIRDVTPLPHNGCRRPKRRRV from the coding sequence ATGGCTAAAACCGTCAAAAAATCCGGGCCCAAGAAGGCCAAGCGAAACGTCCCCAACGGTGTTGCTCACATCCAGAGCACCTTCAACAACACCATCGTGTCCATCACCGACACGGCCGGTGAGGTGATCTCCTGGTCGTCTGCAGGCGCCAGTGGCTTCAAAGGTGCTCGCAAAGGCACCCCCTTCGCGGCTCAAACCGCCGCAGAAGCAGCAGCACGTCGCGCCCTCGACCAAGGCATGCGTCAGATCGAAGTGCTCGTAAGGGGTCCTGGCTCAGGCCGTGAGACCGCCATCCGTGCTCTCCAAGTCGCTGGACTCGAAATCACCCTGATTCGCGACGTCACCCCCCTGCCCCATAACGGTTGCCGCCGGCCCAAGCGCCGCCGCGTCTGA